From a region of the Sesamum indicum cultivar Zhongzhi No. 13 linkage group LG3, S_indicum_v1.0, whole genome shotgun sequence genome:
- the LOC105158504 gene encoding nudix hydrolase 18, mitochondrial-like, with the protein MTMQIKKLASSPSRSGRHMQRYNQGFRQVVGCVPYRIRKTNESPEIHGTLVEDLEVLLISSQKSQRMMFPKGGWELDEDIELAASRETLEEAGVVGLLGDKLGEWIFKSKSQEKFHEAFMFSLLVTEELDVWPEKDLRQRVWMTVNEAREVCAHSWMKEALEAFVSQFTPQQRVEDDPLSCRLELCRTEELRLSIGVESSDEEADCFLVS; encoded by the exons ATGACTATGCAAATCAAGAAGCTGGCCTCTTCGCCTTCGCGCTCGGGCAGACATATGCAGCGTTACAATCAAGGGTTTCGTCAGGTTGTTGG ATGTGTTCCATACAGAATTAGGAAAACCAACGAATCACCTGAAATTCATGGGACCTTAGTTGAAGACTTGGAGGTCCTGTTGATCAGCTCTCAGAAGAGTCAAAGAATGATGTTCCCTAAG GGTGGTTGGGAACTTGATGAAGATATCGAATTGGCCGCTTCACGAGAGACACTAGAGGAAGCCGGGGTGGTCGGCTTGCTTGGG GATAAATTAGGTGAATGGATATTCAAGAGCAAAAGCCAAGAGAAGTTTCATGAGGCATTCATGTTTTCCTTGTTGGTCACTGAGGAATTAGATGTTTGGCCAGAGAAAGATCTCCGTCAACGAGTTTGG ATGACAGTTAATGAAGCGAGAGAAGTATGTGCTCATTCATGGATGAAAGAAGCCTTAGAGGCCTTTGTTTCTCAGTTCACGCCCCAGCAAAGAGTGGAGGATGATCCCCTTTCCTGTAGATTAGAATTGTGCAGAACCGAAGAGTTAAGACTGAGCATTGGAGTGGAAAGCTCAGATGAAGAAGCCGACTGTTTTTTGGTTAGCTAA
- the LOC105158208 gene encoding uncharacterized protein LOC105158208 isoform X1, with protein sequence MAASSSQERTGIPFSDLDPSVVEWLKKELIEGGNGLLKPCGSTEELLSKLDEFEDLLSHMVQNFKNLVEVELQPAKEALIAGELMRHAEMDVRVSAASCISEIIRITAPDEPYAEDQMKEFFQLANSAFEKLACMSGRAYSKAVSILQTISYSRSCVVMLDLELYDIVQQMFHLFLDGIRASHSDVIFSNMENIMTVVIRSSGDSDELSLELVKILLARLKKENHNVSPVAMQLAEKTFRNCSDDIKTYLPEAVQCLGNPVEDYAEVVASLFQEATQRENMGSEDIGIDASCHEEAGIAVEGGLSNSAEDNKTENLTVDENLNENRQTTAHVCAEPEHLGSPKQIQQEPESDNVPIPEKRSRKPNSLIKPEEGYDPFWMFCKWTSVEGSHCRRHRRKRQRHPLKTMISKESNLSSSPDGEQSSGPISGKANTIKKQSEKGSLAKIPPEEKSRGVTVVSEDVTRDIIVKTPTSSSSPISSKGEALPRKVSNSQHKKRKSTAAKKEASKVKDVSRCLGEELVGCKLEVWWPLDGVFYEGKVTSFDHLNKMHRVDYTDGQHEILDLTKECWQLLRDDNLSGHEEKIVAAPSASTETPWSNFASLRLNDRGKKLSHRSKRKKKVAGGSNRMNPC encoded by the exons ATGGCTGCTTCAAGCTCGCAGGAGAGAACCGGAATTCCTTTTAGTGATTTAGATCCATCTGTGGTGGAGTGGTTGAAGAAAGAACTTATCGAAGGGGGGAATGGGCTTCTGAAACCCTGTGGTTCTACAGAGGAGCTTCTGAGTAAACTTGAT GAATTTGAGGATCTTTTATCACATAtggttcaaaattttaagaacCTGGTGGAAGTGGAGCTTCAACCAGCAAAAGAAGCACTAATTGCCGGTGAACTTATGAGGCATGCTGAAATGGATGTTAGAGTTTCAGCAGCCTCTTGTATTAGTGAGATTATAAGAATAACAGCACCTGATGAACCATATGCGGAAGACCAAATGAAG GAATTCTTTCAGCTAGCTAATAGTGCTTTCGAGAAATTGGCTTGCATGTCTGGCCGAGCCTATTCAAAAGCTGTATCAATCCTTCAAACTATTTCATATAGCCGGTCATGTGTTGTGATGCTGGATCTTGAGTTGTATGACATTGTTCAACAAATGTTTCATCTGTTCCTAGATGGCATAAG AGCCAGCCACTCTGATGTCATATTCTCAAACATGGAGAATATCATGACGGTGGTCATTCGTAGCAGTGGGGACTCTGATGAATTGTCATTGGAGCTAGTTAAAATCCTTCTGGCTAGgttaaagaaggaaaatcaT AATGTTTCTCCAGTTGCCATGCAGTTGGCAGAAAAAACATTTAGGAACTGCTCTGATGACATTAAAACATATCTTCCTGAAGCCGTGCAATGTTTGGGGAATCCTGTTGAGGATTATGCTGAAGTAGTTGCATCATTATTCCAGGAGGCGACCCAAAGGGAAAACATG GGCTCTGAAGATATTGGAATAGACGCATCATGTCATGAGGAAGCTGGTATAGCCGTAGAAGGTGGTTTGTCTAATTCAGCAGAGGataataaaactgaaaatttgacAGTTGATgagaatttgaatgaaaatcgaCAGACAACAGCACATGTTTGTGCCGAACCTGAACATTTAGGCAGCCCAAAACAAATACAACAAGAACCGGAATCAGACAACGTTCCTATTCCCGAGAAAAGGAGTCGAAAACCAAactctttaataaaaccagaGGAGGGATATGATCCTTTTTGGATGTTCTGCAAATGGACGTCAGTGGAGGGTTCTCATTGCAGGAGACACAGGAGGAAAAGACAGCGCCATCCACTAAAAACTATGATCTCCAAGGAGTCAAATTTGTCATCCAGCCCTGATGGGGAACAGTCAAGTGGCCCCATTTCTGGAAAGGCTAATACGATCAAGAAACAGTCTGAAAAAGGATCTCTAGCCAAGATACCTCCTGAAGAAAAAAGTAGAGGAGTGACCGTGGTTTCGGAGGATGTAACAAGAGATATCATTGTGAAG ACACCAACGTCCTCATCTAGTCCTATATCATCAAAAGGGGAAGCTCTACCTCGGAAAGTATCTAACTCACAACACAAGAAGAGGAAGAGTACTGCAGCTAAGAAAGAG GCTTCCAAGGTGAAGGATGTGAGCAGATGTTTAGGTGAAGAGCTGGTTGGCTGCAAGCTAGAGGTTTGGTGGCCATTGGATGGGGT GTTCTATGAAGGAAAAGTGACATCTTTTGACCATTTGAATAAAATGCATCgg GTTGACTATACTGATGGTCAACATGAAATCTTAGACCTCACAAAGGAATGCTGGCAGCTGCTACGCGACGACAATTTGTCCGGTCAT GAGGAGAAGATTGTTGCAGCTCCTAGCGCCTCAACAGAGAC ACCTTGGTCAAACTTTGCTTCTTTACG TTTAAATGATCGTGGAAAAAAGTTGTCTCATCgttcaaaaaggaaaaagaag GTTGCTGGTGGATCTAACCGGATGAATCCCTgctaa
- the LOC105158208 gene encoding uncharacterized protein LOC105158208 isoform X2 yields MAASSSQERTGIPFSDLDPSVVEWLKKELIEGGNGLLKPCGSTEELLSKLDEFEDLLSHMVQNFKNLVEVELQPAKEALIAGELMRHAEMDVRVSAASCISEIIRITAPDEPYAEDQMKEFFQLANSAFEKLACMSGRAYSKAVSILQTISYSRSCVVMLDLELYDIVQQMFHLFLDGIRASHSDVIFSNMENIMTVVIRSSGDSDELSLELVKILLARLKKENHNVSPVAMQLAEKTFRNCSDDIKTYLPEAVQCLGNPVEDYAEVVASLFQEATQRENMGSEDIGIDASCHEEAGIAVEGGLSNSAEDNKTENLTVDENLNENRQTTAHVCAEPEHLGSPKQIQQEPESDNVPIPEKRSRKPNSLIKPEEGYDPFWMFCKWTSVEGSHCRRHRRKRQRHPLKTMISKESNLSSSPDGEQSSGPISGKANTIKKQSEKGSLAKIPPEEKSRGVTVVSEDVTRDIIVKTPTSSSSPISSKGEALPRKVSNSQHKKRKSTAAKKEASKVKDVSRCLGEELVGCKLEVWWPLDGVFYEGKVTSFDHLNKMHRVDYTDGQHEILDLTKECWQLLRDDNLSGHEEKIVAAPSASTETLNDRGKKLSHRSKRKKKVAGGSNRMNPC; encoded by the exons ATGGCTGCTTCAAGCTCGCAGGAGAGAACCGGAATTCCTTTTAGTGATTTAGATCCATCTGTGGTGGAGTGGTTGAAGAAAGAACTTATCGAAGGGGGGAATGGGCTTCTGAAACCCTGTGGTTCTACAGAGGAGCTTCTGAGTAAACTTGAT GAATTTGAGGATCTTTTATCACATAtggttcaaaattttaagaacCTGGTGGAAGTGGAGCTTCAACCAGCAAAAGAAGCACTAATTGCCGGTGAACTTATGAGGCATGCTGAAATGGATGTTAGAGTTTCAGCAGCCTCTTGTATTAGTGAGATTATAAGAATAACAGCACCTGATGAACCATATGCGGAAGACCAAATGAAG GAATTCTTTCAGCTAGCTAATAGTGCTTTCGAGAAATTGGCTTGCATGTCTGGCCGAGCCTATTCAAAAGCTGTATCAATCCTTCAAACTATTTCATATAGCCGGTCATGTGTTGTGATGCTGGATCTTGAGTTGTATGACATTGTTCAACAAATGTTTCATCTGTTCCTAGATGGCATAAG AGCCAGCCACTCTGATGTCATATTCTCAAACATGGAGAATATCATGACGGTGGTCATTCGTAGCAGTGGGGACTCTGATGAATTGTCATTGGAGCTAGTTAAAATCCTTCTGGCTAGgttaaagaaggaaaatcaT AATGTTTCTCCAGTTGCCATGCAGTTGGCAGAAAAAACATTTAGGAACTGCTCTGATGACATTAAAACATATCTTCCTGAAGCCGTGCAATGTTTGGGGAATCCTGTTGAGGATTATGCTGAAGTAGTTGCATCATTATTCCAGGAGGCGACCCAAAGGGAAAACATG GGCTCTGAAGATATTGGAATAGACGCATCATGTCATGAGGAAGCTGGTATAGCCGTAGAAGGTGGTTTGTCTAATTCAGCAGAGGataataaaactgaaaatttgacAGTTGATgagaatttgaatgaaaatcgaCAGACAACAGCACATGTTTGTGCCGAACCTGAACATTTAGGCAGCCCAAAACAAATACAACAAGAACCGGAATCAGACAACGTTCCTATTCCCGAGAAAAGGAGTCGAAAACCAAactctttaataaaaccagaGGAGGGATATGATCCTTTTTGGATGTTCTGCAAATGGACGTCAGTGGAGGGTTCTCATTGCAGGAGACACAGGAGGAAAAGACAGCGCCATCCACTAAAAACTATGATCTCCAAGGAGTCAAATTTGTCATCCAGCCCTGATGGGGAACAGTCAAGTGGCCCCATTTCTGGAAAGGCTAATACGATCAAGAAACAGTCTGAAAAAGGATCTCTAGCCAAGATACCTCCTGAAGAAAAAAGTAGAGGAGTGACCGTGGTTTCGGAGGATGTAACAAGAGATATCATTGTGAAG ACACCAACGTCCTCATCTAGTCCTATATCATCAAAAGGGGAAGCTCTACCTCGGAAAGTATCTAACTCACAACACAAGAAGAGGAAGAGTACTGCAGCTAAGAAAGAG GCTTCCAAGGTGAAGGATGTGAGCAGATGTTTAGGTGAAGAGCTGGTTGGCTGCAAGCTAGAGGTTTGGTGGCCATTGGATGGGGT GTTCTATGAAGGAAAAGTGACATCTTTTGACCATTTGAATAAAATGCATCgg GTTGACTATACTGATGGTCAACATGAAATCTTAGACCTCACAAAGGAATGCTGGCAGCTGCTACGCGACGACAATTTGTCCGGTCAT GAGGAGAAGATTGTTGCAGCTCCTAGCGCCTCAACAGAGAC TTTAAATGATCGTGGAAAAAAGTTGTCTCATCgttcaaaaaggaaaaagaag GTTGCTGGTGGATCTAACCGGATGAATCCCTgctaa
- the LOC105158210 gene encoding glutamine synthetase nodule isozyme: MSLLSDLINLNLSEVTEKSIVEYIWVGGSGMDLRSKARTLPGPVTDPSQLPKWNYDGSSTGQAPGEDSEVILYPQAIFPDPFRRGNHILVMCDAYTPAGEPIPTNKRYNAAKIFNHPEVVAEEPWYGIEQEYTLLQKDVKWPLGWPVGGFPGPQGPYYCGIGADKAFGRDIVDAHYKACLYAGINISGINGEVMPGQWEFQVGPSVGISAADQVWVARYILERITEIAGVVVSFDPKPIQGDWNGAGAHTNYSTKSMREDGGYEVIKKAIHKLGLRHKEHIAAYGEGNERRLTGRHETADINTFLWDVANRGASIRVGRDTEKAGKGYFEDRRPASNMDPYVVTSMIAETTILWKP; this comes from the exons ATGTCTTTGCTCAGTGATTTGATCAACTTGAACCTCTCTGAAGTTACTGAGAAATCCATTGTTGAGTACATATG GGTTGGGGGATCCGGGATGGACCTCCGTAGCAAGGCCAGG ACTCTCCCTGGTCCAGTTACTGATCCTTCGCAGCTTCCGAAATGGAATTATGACGGTTCTAGCACAGGTCAAGCCCCCGGTGAAGATAGTGAAGTTATTCTCTA TCCTCAGGCAATTTTCCCTGATCCATTCAGGAGAGGAAACCACATACTT GTTATGTGTGATGCTTACACTCCAGCTGGAGAACCGATCCCGACAAACAAGAGGTACAATGCTGCCAAAATCTTCAACCATCCTGAGGTTGTTGCAGAGGAACCCTG GTATGGGATAGAGCAAGAGTATACTTTATTACAGAAAGACGTGAAGTGGCCACTCGGCTGGCCTGTCGGAGGATTCCCAGGACCGCAG gGACCATACTACTGTGGGATTGGTGCTGACAAGGCCTTCGGCCGTGACATTGTTGATGCGCACTACAAAGCATGTCTCTATGCTGGCATCAACATCAGCGGCATCAATGGAGAGGTCATGCCTGGTCAG TGGGAATTCCAAGTCGGTCCTTCTGTGGGAATCTCTGCTGCTGATCAGGTGTGGGTGGCTCGTTACATTCTTGAG AGGATCACTGAGATCGCTGGGGTTGTCGTCTCGTTCGATCCAAAGCCCATCCAG GGTGACTGGAACGGAGCTGGGGCGCATACAAACTACAG TACCAAGTCCATGAGAGAGGACGGAGGTTATGAAGTGATCAAGAAGGCCATCCACAAGCTCGGATTGAGGCACAAGGAACACATTGCTGCTTATGGAGAAGGTAACGAACGCCGTCTCACCGGGAGGCATGAAACGGCCGACATCAACACCTTCCTATGG GACGTTGCAAACCGGGGAGCATCAATAAGGGTAGGAAGGGACACGGAGAAGGCCGGCAAAGGGTATTTCGAGGACAGGAGGCCTGCCTCCAACATGGATCCCTACGTCGTTACATCGATGATTGCAGAGACAACCATCCTCTGGAAACCTTAG
- the LOC105158211 gene encoding acyl carrier protein 4, chloroplastic, giving the protein MAAVSATCVRFRTSSAQLSIRASNQIIGKSASLVSLGWTRTGVFPCIRTSRLQICAAKAETVEKVSEIVRKQLALSPETALTPQTKFSELGADSLDTVEIVMGLEEEFNISVEEENSENITTIQEAADLIDKLCDKK; this is encoded by the exons ATGGCTGCTGTTTCAGCTACTTGTGTTAGATTTCGGACATCGTCGGCCCAGTTATCAATCAGGGCTAGTAACCAG ATAATAGGTAAAAGTGCGAGTTTGGTGTCGTTGGGATGGACGAGGACGGGGGTTTTCCCGTGTATCAGGACGTCGCGCCTCCAAATTTGTGCT GCAAAGGCTGAGACAGTGGAGAAAGTGAGTGAGATAGTGAGGAAGCAGCTGGCTTTATCTCCTGAGACAGCACTCACTCCTCAGACTAAGTTCTCAGAGCTTGGTGCTGATTCCCTTGACACT GTGGAGATAGTTATGGGACTCGAGGAAGAGTTCAACATCAGCGTGGAAGAAGAGAACTCGGAGAACATAACAACGATTCAAGAAGCAGCCGATTTGATCGACAAACTCTGCGACAAGAAATGA
- the LOC105158212 gene encoding coiled-coil domain-containing protein SCD2, protein MNRKRTESPVYARQWSGGSSSTGSSSPAGSPAHPRSRLPPAATGMSTIKRTQNVAAKAAAQRLALVMASKTPNDDEDDEDDDLGFRFGPPAPSSFSSSNIINRSDSGGGLSGISLSKMNRSPSPALGRNFMDITPSVRSTSAGRPSMSVRAATTTVAPPSRSSLRTPVTIPQIEPPSNRLKEKRFLPDVGRDLKDSPNQHEASALRDELDMLQEENEVILDKLHRAEEKREEAEARARELEKQVAALGEGVSLEAKLLSRKEAALRQREAALKAAQQSTDGRDGQLAALRAELENLKDETASAQEQLHEAESEAKALRTMTQRMILTHEEMEEVVLKRCWLARYWGLAARNGICADIAASKYEHWSSLAPLPFEVVVSAGQKAREESWNGGDDSDRSTRDFNDLTGEGNIESMLSVEMGLRELASLKIEDAVVLALAQNRRSTLVRQSFSDPKLSGDPKYMEAFELSQEESEDVLFKEAWLTYFWRRAKVHGVEEDIADERLQLWISRSGQSPTSHDAVDVERGLTELRKLGIEQQLWEASRKEIGQPAFANGKHTPTESES, encoded by the exons ATGAATCGCAAGAGGACCGAGAGTCCGGTATATGCCCGCCAGTGGAGCGGCGGATCCAGCAGCACGGGTTCCTCGTCGCCGGCCGGTTCGCCGGCTCACCCTCGCTCCAGGCTTCCTCCGGCCGCGACCGGGATGTCGACTATTAAGAGGACTCAGAACGTGGCCGCTAAAGCGGCAGCGCAGCGCCTGGCGCTGGTCATGGCGTCCAAGACTCCTAACGATGATGAGGACGACGAGGATGATGATCTAGGGTTCCGGTTTGGTCCTCCCGCGCCATCGTCATTTTCGAgtagtaatattattaataggaGTGACAGTGGCGGTGGCTTGTCTGGGATTTCTCTCTCCAAGATGAATAGATCTCCTTCGCCTGCG TTAGGTCGAAACTTTATGGACATCACTCCCTCAGTTCGTTCCACATCAGCTGGAAGACCTTCAATGTCTGTTCGTGCAGCAACAACTACAGTGGCACCACCAAGTAGGTCCTCTTTGCGAACTCCAGTTACCATCCCTCAAATTGAACCTCCCAGTAAcagattaaaagaaaagag GTTTTTACCTGATGTAGGGCGTGACCTGAAAGATTCTCCAAATCAGCATGAGGCTTCTGCACTTCGTGATGAA CTTGATATGctacaagaagaaaatgaagtaattttaGATAAG CTTCATCGTGCAGAGGAAAAACGTGAAGAGGCAGAAGCCAGAGCCCGGGAGCTGGAGAAACAA gTTGCTGCCCTGGGAGAAGGTGTATCCTTGGAAGCTAAATTATTGAGCCG AAAGGAAGCAGCTCTGCGACAAAGAgag GCTGCTTTGAAAGCAGCGCAGCAGTCAACGGATGGAAGAGATGGACAACTTGCAGCTCTCCGTGCAGAACTTGAG AACCTAAAAGATGAGACTGCATCTGCTCAAGAACAGCTTCATGAAGCTGAATCTGAAGCAAAAGCTCTTCGGACAATGACACAGAGGATGATTTTGACGCATGAAGAGATG GAAGAGGTTGTTCTGAAGAGATGTTGGCTTGCTCGTTATTGGGGCTTAGCTGCACGTAATG GTATATGTGCAGATATAGCAGCTTCCAAGTATGAGCACTGGTCATCTTTAGCGCCACTCCCCTTTGAGGTTGTCGTCTCTGCTGGACAGAAAGCCAGAGAGGAATCCTGGAATG GTGGGGATGATTCAGATAGGAGCACTCGTGATTTTAATGATTTAACTGGGGAAGGAAATATTGAGAGTATGCTGTCAGTTGAGATGGGTTTAAGGGAATTAGCTTCTTTGAAG ATTGAGGATGCTGTTGTGCTTGCATTGGCCCAGAACCGACGTTCAACCTTAGTTCGCCAGTCCTTCTCAG ATCCTAAATTGTCTGGTGATCCCAAGTACATGGAGGCGTTCG AATTGAGTCAAGAGGAGTCTGAAGATGTTCTTTTTAAGGAG GCGTGGCTTACATATTTCTGGAGAAGGGCAAAAGTGCATGGTGTTGAGGAGGATATTGCAGACGAAAGACTTCAACTATGGATAAGCCGCAGTGGACAATCTCCAACTTCACATGATGCTGTTGatg